A genomic stretch from Erwinia sp. E_sp_B01_1 includes:
- a CDS encoding transporter substrate-binding domain-containing protein yields MLKLVLTLLITGICAFAQAAEPLRFASTANNPPFEFLTTDNELVGFDIDLSKALCERMQQECIFTNIVFERLIPSLKFRRYDVIISGLDITKERKKLVEFTDPYITNSGTLIAGKGLYTDIEQLKGKRVGIGAETTQQAYLLAAWPEIIAVPYDNYQNALLDMRSGRLDGIFGDTLAVQELLKTDPMLARVGESITDSHYFGTGLGLAVRKGNVELKEKLNRALQSLKEDGTLHKLGLRWFAPSADAAGV; encoded by the coding sequence ATGTTAAAGCTTGTTTTGACTCTGCTGATAACCGGGATTTGCGCTTTTGCGCAGGCGGCTGAACCTCTGCGTTTCGCATCTACGGCCAATAATCCCCCCTTTGAATTCCTGACCACGGATAATGAGCTGGTGGGATTCGATATCGATTTATCGAAAGCCCTGTGTGAACGTATGCAGCAGGAGTGTATTTTCACCAACATCGTTTTCGAGCGCCTGATCCCTTCACTGAAATTCCGTCGTTATGACGTGATTATTTCCGGGCTGGATATCACCAAAGAGCGTAAAAAGCTGGTGGAGTTTACCGATCCCTACATTACCAACTCCGGGACGCTGATCGCTGGCAAAGGGCTTTACACGGATATTGAGCAACTGAAAGGCAAACGCGTCGGCATTGGGGCAGAAACGACCCAGCAGGCTTACCTGCTCGCTGCCTGGCCAGAAATCATAGCCGTGCCCTACGACAATTATCAGAACGCGCTGCTGGATATGCGCAGCGGCAGGCTGGATGGGATTTTTGGCGATACGCTGGCAGTGCAGGAGTTGCTTAAAACGGACCCGATGCTGGCCAGGGTGGGCGAATCCATCACGGACAGCCACTACTTTGGTACGGGTTTAGGGCTGGCCGTGCGCAAGGGCAATGTGGAGTTAAAAGAGAAGCTGAACAGAGCCCTGCAAAGTCTGAAAGAGGATGGCACCCTGCACAAGCTGGGCCTGCGCTGGTTTGCGCCTTCTGCTGATGCTGCCGGCGTCTGA
- a CDS encoding YjiG family protein, whose product MQNKPQTLTSQNPFDIFVVGARKGFHIAIHNLMPNVVMAYVIAEMLNLLGVMGFIGQIFAPVMGVFGLPGEAITVLLTAWLSSSAGTGVAVSLLVKGVLSGADITILTPAIFLMGAQLQYMGRLLGVSDVPKKYWPLLMVTSILNAVISMFVMRVVA is encoded by the coding sequence ATGCAGAATAAACCTCAGACCCTGACCAGCCAGAATCCATTCGATATCTTTGTGGTAGGTGCCCGCAAAGGCTTCCACATCGCTATTCACAATTTAATGCCCAACGTGGTAATGGCCTATGTCATTGCTGAGATGCTAAATTTACTCGGCGTTATGGGCTTTATTGGCCAGATCTTTGCTCCGGTGATGGGCGTCTTTGGTCTGCCGGGAGAAGCGATCACCGTATTATTAACCGCGTGGCTCTCCTCCTCAGCCGGGACAGGCGTGGCCGTCAGCCTGCTGGTTAAGGGCGTGCTGAGCGGCGCAGATATCACTATTTTAACGCCAGCCATCTTTTTGATGGGCGCGCAGTTGCAGTATATGGGACGCCTGCTGGGGGTCTCTGATGTACCGAAGAAATACTGGCCATTGCTGATGGTGACCAGCATCCTGAATGCGGTCATCTCAATGTTTGTAATGCGGGTCGTTGCCTGA
- the artP gene encoding arginine ABC transporter ATP-binding protein ArtP has protein sequence MSIQLNGINCFYGAHQALFDIQLACPEGETLVLLGPSGAGKSSLLRVLNLLEMPRSGTLSIAGHHIDFSKTPSDASVRELRQNVGMVFQQYNLWPHLTVMQNLIEAPCRVLGLSKEQAHARAGKLLDRLRLTKFADRFPLHLSGGQQQRVAIARALMMEPAVLLFDEPTAALDPEITAQIVSIIQELAQTNITQVIVTHEVEVARKTASRVVYMENGYVIEQGDASRFTQPQTEAFANYLSH, from the coding sequence ATGAGTATTCAACTAAACGGTATTAACTGCTTTTACGGTGCCCATCAGGCGCTGTTCGACATTCAACTGGCGTGCCCTGAGGGCGAAACGCTGGTTCTGCTGGGTCCAAGCGGTGCCGGTAAAAGCTCCCTGCTGCGCGTTCTTAACCTGTTGGAGATGCCGCGTTCCGGAACGCTGAGCATTGCAGGTCATCATATTGATTTCAGTAAAACCCCGTCAGACGCCTCTGTCCGTGAGCTGCGCCAGAATGTGGGCATGGTTTTCCAGCAATATAATCTCTGGCCACATCTGACCGTGATGCAAAACCTGATTGAAGCGCCCTGCCGCGTGCTGGGGTTAAGCAAAGAGCAGGCGCATGCCCGCGCCGGAAAACTGCTGGATCGCCTGCGCCTGACCAAATTTGCCGATCGTTTCCCACTGCACCTGTCCGGTGGGCAGCAGCAACGCGTCGCCATTGCGCGCGCGTTGATGATGGAGCCTGCGGTTCTGCTGTTTGATGAGCCTACCGCAGCGCTGGATCCGGAGATCACCGCGCAGATCGTCTCGATCATTCAGGAACTCGCCCAGACCAACATTACCCAGGTCATCGTCACGCATGAGGTGGAAGTGGCGCGTAAAACCGCCAGCCGGGTGGTGTATATGGAAAATGGCTACGTGATCGAACAGGGTGATGCCAGCCGCTTTACACAGCCGCAAACCGAAGCGTTTGCCAATTATTTATCGCACTGA
- a CDS encoding YbjO family protein, whose amino-acid sequence MSEVLRESKAVLASPSSVPVPVLVAGIAIVATRVINVALQVHDSGLAEVASFVYRSAQAWDSTLIFIASQLIFFFELRCAVALMRGKNWGRYGFVAAQLVVILYMFCASVGWIYPELFSINGENNLQIIHLLLSQKLPDFLVIMLLFLPATSRGYYRQP is encoded by the coding sequence ATGTCTGAGGTGCTCAGAGAGAGTAAGGCTGTACTGGCTTCCCCGTCGTCTGTACCCGTCCCGGTTCTGGTCGCGGGCATTGCCATTGTGGCGACAAGAGTGATAAATGTGGCGTTACAGGTGCATGATTCAGGGCTGGCAGAAGTGGCCAGTTTTGTTTATCGCAGCGCCCAGGCCTGGGATTCCACGTTGATTTTTATCGCCAGCCAGCTGATCTTCTTTTTTGAGCTGCGCTGCGCAGTAGCCCTGATGCGGGGTAAGAACTGGGGAAGGTATGGATTTGTCGCTGCCCAGCTTGTTGTGATCCTCTATATGTTTTGCGCTTCTGTAGGCTGGATTTACCCTGAGCTGTTCAGCATCAACGGTGAAAACAATCTGCAAATCATTCATCTGCTGCTGTCGCAGAAGCTGCCCGATTTTCTGGTCATCATGCTGCTGTTTCTCCCCGCAACCAGCCGGGGATATTACCGGCAGCCTTAA
- the artQ gene encoding arginine ABC transporter permease ArtQ has product MNEFSPLASAAGMTVGLAVSALVVGLFLAMIFAAWESARWRPVAWLGTGLVTLFRGLPEILVVLFVYFGASQLLLTLSDGFNVNLGLFSFPVQMEIENFDVSPFLCGVIALSILYASYASQTLRGALKAVPVGQWESGQALGMKKSAIFFRLILPQMWRHALPGLGNQWLVLLKDTALVSLISVNDIMLQTKSIAARTQEPFTWYLLAAAIYLVITLLSQQVLKRIDARATRFDRGNT; this is encoded by the coding sequence ATGAATGAATTTTCTCCTTTAGCAAGCGCCGCCGGCATGACCGTCGGCCTTGCCGTTTCTGCTCTGGTCGTCGGACTGTTCCTGGCGATGATTTTTGCTGCCTGGGAATCGGCGCGCTGGCGACCCGTTGCCTGGCTCGGGACTGGTCTGGTAACCCTGTTCCGGGGATTGCCAGAGATTCTGGTGGTGCTTTTTGTTTACTTCGGCGCCTCACAGTTGCTGCTGACCCTTTCCGACGGTTTTAACGTCAATCTGGGGCTGTTCAGCTTCCCTGTCCAGATGGAGATTGAGAACTTTGACGTCAGCCCGTTCCTTTGCGGGGTGATAGCGCTGTCAATCCTCTACGCCTCCTATGCTTCCCAGACGCTGCGCGGTGCTTTAAAAGCAGTGCCGGTGGGACAATGGGAGTCAGGTCAGGCGCTCGGCATGAAAAAATCCGCCATTTTCTTCCGGCTGATCCTGCCGCAGATGTGGCGTCATGCCCTGCCGGGCCTCGGCAATCAGTGGCTGGTGCTGCTGAAAGATACCGCACTGGTTTCGTTGATCAGCGTCAACGACATTATGTTACAGACTAAAAGCATCGCCGCCCGCACTCAGGAGCCTTTTACCTGGTATCTGCTGGCGGCCGCCATTTATCTGGTGATCACCCTGCTGAGCCAGCAGGTGTTGAAACGCATTGATGCACGCGCGACCCGTTTTGACCGGGGGAATACCTGA
- the artJ gene encoding arginine ABC transporter substrate-binding protein, giving the protein MKKVLVATLLAGLSLGANAAQTVRFATEASYPPFEFVDSDNKIQGFDVDLANALCREMDATCTFTNQAFDSLIPSLKFRRFDAVMAGMDITPEREKQVLFSKAYYDNSALFVAQKGKVASIDALKGKRVGVQNGTTHQKYLTEQMTDVNVVAYDSYQNAILDLKNGRIDAVFGDTAVVNEWLKQNAKLAPVGEKVTDKAYFGTGLGIAVRQGNTELQSKFNAALDKVKADGTYKTIYSKWFQQ; this is encoded by the coding sequence ATGAAAAAAGTTCTGGTTGCCACACTGTTAGCGGGTTTAAGCCTTGGCGCGAACGCTGCGCAAACCGTTCGTTTTGCTACTGAAGCTTCCTATCCCCCCTTTGAGTTTGTGGATTCCGATAACAAGATCCAGGGCTTTGATGTGGATCTGGCTAACGCACTGTGCCGTGAAATGGATGCCACCTGTACCTTCACCAATCAGGCCTTCGACAGCCTGATCCCAAGCCTGAAATTCCGCCGTTTCGATGCGGTGATGGCCGGTATGGATATTACTCCCGAGCGTGAAAAACAGGTGCTGTTCTCCAAAGCCTATTACGACAACTCCGCACTGTTTGTTGCTCAGAAAGGGAAAGTGGCTTCCATCGATGCGCTGAAAGGCAAACGCGTTGGCGTACAGAATGGGACCACTCACCAGAAATACCTCACTGAGCAGATGACTGACGTAAACGTTGTTGCTTACGACAGCTATCAGAATGCCATTCTGGACCTGAAAAATGGCCGTATTGATGCGGTATTTGGCGACACTGCCGTGGTCAATGAATGGCTGAAGCAGAATGCTAAACTGGCTCCGGTCGGCGAAAAAGTCACCGATAAAGCCTACTTCGGCACGGGTCTGGGTATTGCGGTTCGCCAGGGCAACACCGAGTTGCAGAGCAAATTCAACGCCGCTCTGGATAAAGTGAAAGCCGACGGTACTTATAAAACCATCTACAGCAAATGGTTCCAGCAGTAA
- a CDS encoding nucleoside recognition domain-containing protein — MRDEKIMPQTRQSVGIGSYLALIVALLFFSGLFYNVSGMKWLGAFDFTTLGGKFGSMKDAAHNTFVGEGGLGAKAGFLFALSLVPTVMLALGLLEIFTHYGAIRAAHRLLTPLLKPLLGIPGRSGLALITDLQSTDAGAALTKELYDEKQISKKDVIIMAAWQYSGAGLINNYFAIGSALFVSLSIPVLIPLVVMFVLKFVGAAFVRLILNTFYKRDFQYAE, encoded by the coding sequence ATGAGGGATGAAAAAATCATGCCGCAAACCAGACAGTCGGTGGGTATCGGATCTTATCTGGCCCTGATAGTAGCCCTGCTCTTTTTCTCCGGTCTTTTCTATAACGTCTCGGGAATGAAATGGCTGGGTGCCTTTGATTTTACCACCCTGGGCGGTAAGTTCGGCAGCATGAAAGATGCCGCGCACAACACCTTTGTGGGCGAAGGCGGATTGGGTGCCAAAGCGGGTTTTCTGTTTGCCCTTTCACTGGTGCCAACCGTTATGCTGGCGCTTGGCCTGCTGGAGATTTTTACGCATTACGGCGCTATCCGCGCAGCCCATAGATTACTCACCCCGTTACTCAAACCTCTGTTAGGCATTCCTGGCCGTTCAGGTCTGGCATTAATCACCGATCTGCAAAGTACCGATGCCGGTGCCGCATTAACCAAAGAGCTGTATGACGAGAAGCAAATCAGCAAAAAGGACGTGATTATTATGGCTGCCTGGCAATATTCCGGTGCCGGGCTAATCAATAACTATTTTGCTATTGGCTCAGCCCTGTTTGTTTCCCTGTCGATACCCGTACTGATCCCTCTGGTGGTGATGTTCGTGCTGAAATTTGTCGGAGCTGCATTTGTCCGTCTGATATTGAACACTTTCTATAAACGAGATTTCCAGTATGCAGAATAA
- the potI gene encoding putrescine ABC transporter permease PotI, giving the protein MTTLPTIRSPWRIAILVVCFFFLYAPMALLVIYSFNSSQLAAWESFSLHWYNVLFHDDAMISAVTLSLTIAALAATAASVLGTIAAVVIVRFGRFKGSTGFAFMLTAPLVMPDVITGLSLLLLFVAMGNTFGWPADRGMLTIWLAHVTFCTAYVAVVINSRLRELDRSIEEAAMDLGATPLKVFFVITIPMIAPAIVTGWLLAFTLSLDDLVISSFVTGPGATTLPMQIFATVRRGVNPEINALASLILFVVGIVGFIAWRFMAHEEKQRLRDIQKARGGR; this is encoded by the coding sequence ATGACTACGTTACCGACTATCCGTTCTCCGTGGCGTATTGCGATCCTGGTGGTGTGCTTTTTCTTCCTGTACGCCCCGATGGCACTGCTGGTCATCTATTCGTTTAACTCGTCCCAGCTGGCGGCGTGGGAGAGCTTCTCGCTGCACTGGTACAACGTGCTGTTCCACGATGATGCGATGATTAGCGCCGTAACGCTGAGCCTGACAATTGCGGCCCTGGCTGCTACTGCGGCCTCAGTGTTGGGGACCATTGCTGCGGTGGTGATTGTGCGTTTTGGTCGCTTCAAAGGCTCTACCGGTTTCGCCTTTATGCTGACTGCGCCGCTGGTTATGCCGGATGTGATCACCGGCCTTTCCCTGCTGTTGCTGTTTGTGGCGATGGGAAATACGTTTGGCTGGCCTGCGGACCGTGGCATGCTGACCATCTGGCTGGCCCACGTCACTTTCTGTACCGCCTACGTGGCGGTGGTGATCAATTCGCGCCTGCGCGAGTTGGATCGCTCAATAGAAGAAGCCGCGATGGATCTGGGTGCCACGCCGTTGAAAGTCTTCTTTGTGATCACCATCCCTATGATTGCCCCGGCAATCGTCACCGGCTGGCTGCTGGCCTTTACCTTATCACTGGATGATTTGGTCATTTCCAGCTTTGTCACCGGCCCTGGTGCGACCACGCTGCCAATGCAGATTTTTGCCACCGTGCGCCGTGGGGTGAATCCGGAAATCAATGCGCTGGCATCGTTGATTCTGTTTGTGGTGGGGATCGTAGGCTTTATTGCCTGGCGCTTTATGGCGCACGAAGAGAAGCAGCGTTTGCGGGATATTCAAAAGGCCCGGGGCGGGCGGTAA
- the potH gene encoding putrescine ABC transporter permease PotH: MSQQSSKTGSSTRPPGALSAFLGRLQMKQGRKLVIALPYLWLILLFLLPFLIVLKISFADIARAIPPYTDLVTWADGQLTMVMNLGNYITLTDDPLYIDAYLHSLQVAAISTVICLLIGYPLAWAVAHSAPSTRNILLLLVILPSWTSFLVRVYAWMGILNDNGVLNRFLMWTGVIDHPVAILYTNLAVYIGIVYCYLPFMVLPIYTALTRIDYSLVEASLDLGARPLKTFFSVIVPLTKGGIIAGSMLVFIPAVGEYVIPELLGGPDSIMIGRVLWQEFFNNRDWPVASALAVIILLILILPIIWFHKHQNKELGEKE; the protein is encoded by the coding sequence ATGAGTCAACAATCTTCAAAAACCGGGTCGTCAACCCGGCCGCCAGGCGCGCTCAGCGCGTTCCTCGGCAGGCTGCAGATGAAGCAGGGGCGAAAGCTGGTGATTGCGCTGCCTTACCTGTGGCTGATCCTGCTGTTTCTGCTGCCTTTTTTAATCGTGCTGAAAATCAGCTTTGCTGATATTGCGCGTGCAATTCCCCCTTACACCGATCTGGTCACCTGGGCTGATGGCCAGCTGACGATGGTGATGAATCTGGGGAATTACATCACGCTGACCGACGATCCTTTATATATTGATGCCTATCTGCACTCCCTGCAGGTGGCGGCGATATCAACGGTGATCTGTTTGCTGATTGGCTATCCTCTTGCCTGGGCAGTGGCTCACAGCGCACCCTCCACGCGTAACATTTTGCTGTTGCTGGTGATCCTGCCTTCATGGACCTCTTTCCTGGTGCGCGTTTATGCCTGGATGGGGATCCTGAATGACAACGGCGTGCTGAATCGTTTTCTGATGTGGACGGGCGTCATCGACCATCCGGTGGCGATCCTTTATACCAATCTCGCGGTCTATATTGGCATTGTGTACTGCTATCTGCCGTTTATGGTGCTCCCTATCTATACCGCGTTAACCAGAATTGATTATTCGCTGGTGGAAGCCTCGCTGGATCTTGGAGCGCGTCCGTTGAAGACCTTTTTCAGCGTGATTGTCCCGCTGACCAAAGGCGGCATTATTGCCGGTTCGATGCTGGTCTTTATTCCGGCGGTCGGAGAGTACGTGATCCCTGAGTTGCTGGGGGGGCCGGACAGCATCATGATTGGCCGTGTGCTCTGGCAGGAGTTCTTTAATAACCGTGACTGGCCTGTTGCATCCGCGCTGGCAGTGATTATCTTGCTGATTTTGATCCTGCCGATTATCTGGTTCCACAAGCACCAGAATAAAGAGTTGGGGGAGAAGGAATGA
- the potG gene encoding putrescine ABC transporter ATP-binding subunit PotG, whose protein sequence is MNDANPRPQSKASKALKPLLEIRNLIKSFDGQHAVDDVNLTIYQGEIFALLGASGCGKSTLLRMLAGFEPPTSGQIMLDGQDLSHVPPYQRPINMMFQSYALFPHMTVEQNIAFGLKQDRLPKDEIASRVAEMLTLVHMQEFAKRKPHQLSGGQRQRVALARSLAKRPKLLLLDEPMGALDKKLRDRMQHEVVDILERVGATCVMVTHDQEEAMTMAGRIAIMNRGKFVQIGEPEEIYEHPTTRYSAEFIGSVNLFEGLPRERQADGLVIESPGLIHPLKVNSDTSVVDGVPVHVALRPEKVMLCEEFPADGCNFAVGEVVHIAYLGDLSIYHVRLNSGQMISAQLQNAHRFRKGAPTWGDEVRLCWDADSCVVLTV, encoded by the coding sequence GTGAATGACGCGAACCCACGCCCCCAATCTAAAGCGAGCAAGGCGCTGAAGCCTCTGCTTGAGATCCGCAACCTTATCAAGTCTTTTGACGGGCAGCACGCCGTTGATGATGTCAATCTGACCATCTATCAGGGCGAAATCTTTGCGCTGCTGGGCGCTTCAGGCTGCGGGAAATCCACGTTGCTGCGTATGCTGGCAGGTTTCGAACCCCCCACGTCCGGGCAGATTATGCTTGATGGTCAGGATCTGTCTCACGTCCCTCCCTATCAGCGTCCGATTAATATGATGTTCCAGTCTTATGCGCTCTTTCCGCATATGACCGTGGAGCAGAATATCGCCTTTGGTCTGAAGCAGGATCGCCTGCCGAAAGATGAGATTGCCAGCCGGGTGGCCGAGATGCTGACGCTGGTGCATATGCAGGAGTTTGCCAAACGCAAGCCGCACCAGCTTTCTGGCGGTCAGCGTCAGCGTGTGGCCCTGGCCCGCAGTCTGGCGAAACGACCAAAGCTGCTGCTGCTGGATGAGCCGATGGGCGCGCTGGATAAGAAATTACGTGACCGGATGCAGCATGAAGTTGTTGATATTCTTGAGCGCGTGGGGGCCACCTGTGTGATGGTAACTCACGACCAGGAAGAGGCGATGACCATGGCCGGGCGGATCGCCATTATGAACCGGGGCAAATTCGTTCAGATTGGCGAGCCGGAAGAGATTTATGAGCATCCGACTACCCGCTACAGCGCTGAGTTTATCGGCTCGGTGAATTTGTTTGAAGGGCTGCCGCGCGAGCGTCAGGCCGATGGTCTGGTGATTGAAAGCCCCGGCCTGATTCATCCGCTGAAAGTGAATTCGGATACCTCAGTAGTGGATGGCGTGCCGGTACACGTCGCACTGCGTCCGGAAAAAGTGATGCTCTGTGAAGAGTTCCCGGCGGATGGCTGTAACTTTGCCGTGGGTGAAGTGGTTCACATCGCCTATCTGGGCGATCTCTCCATTTATCATGTGCGTCTGAACAGCGGGCAGATGATCAGCGCCCAGTTGCAGAATGCCCATCGCTTCCGCAAGGGTGCGCCGACCTGGGGAGATGAAGTCCGTCTCTGCTGGGACGCGGACAGTTGTGTGGTTCTGACAGTGTAG
- the artM gene encoding arginine ABC transporter permease ArtM, with protein sequence MLSYLPELLKGLHTSLTLTVASLLLALMLALLFTAILSLKVPVMGLIVRGYITVFTGTPLLVQIFLIYYGPGQFPSIQTIPWLWHLLSQPWLCALLALSLNSAAYTTQLFYGAMRAIPSGQWESCSALGMNRKETLGILLPYAFKRALSSYSNEVVLVFKSTSLAYTITLMEVMGHGQLLYGRTYDVTVFAAAGLIYLCVNGLLTLMMRLIERRALAFERRN encoded by the coding sequence ATGCTGAGCTATTTACCTGAACTGCTGAAAGGGCTGCATACCAGCCTGACCCTCACGGTCGCTTCGTTACTGCTGGCGCTGATGCTGGCACTGCTTTTCACGGCGATCCTTTCGCTGAAAGTGCCGGTGATGGGGCTGATTGTACGGGGGTATATCACCGTATTTACCGGTACGCCGCTGCTGGTACAGATCTTCCTGATCTATTACGGGCCAGGGCAGTTTCCGTCCATCCAGACCATCCCGTGGCTGTGGCATCTCCTTTCTCAGCCCTGGCTTTGTGCGCTGCTGGCCCTTTCGCTGAACAGTGCCGCCTACACTACTCAGCTATTTTACGGTGCCATGCGCGCTATTCCTTCAGGCCAGTGGGAATCCTGCTCGGCGCTGGGAATGAACCGTAAAGAAACGCTGGGTATTCTGCTGCCTTACGCCTTTAAACGCGCCCTCTCCTCCTACTCCAACGAAGTGGTGCTGGTGTTTAAAAGTACCTCTCTGGCCTATACCATCACCCTGATGGAAGTGATGGGGCATGGACAGCTGCTTTATGGCCGCACTTATGACGTCACGGTGTTTGCCGCCGCAGGGCTGATCTATCTCTGCGTAAACGGGCTCCTTACACTGATGATGCGCTTGATTGAACGACGCGCCCTGGCTTTTGAACGCCGAAACTGA
- a CDS encoding heavy metal-binding domain-containing protein, with amino-acid sequence MKFSTTPTLEGHTITDYCGVVTGEAILGANIFRDFFAGIRDIVGGRSGAYEKELRKARQIAFAELEEQAKALGANAVVGIDIDYETVGKDSSMLMVSVSGTAVKTSH; translated from the coding sequence ATGAAATTTTCGACCACTCCCACGCTTGAAGGACACACCATTACCGATTACTGCGGCGTGGTAACGGGCGAGGCAATTTTGGGTGCCAATATTTTCCGCGATTTCTTTGCCGGTATCCGCGACATCGTTGGCGGACGCTCCGGAGCCTATGAAAAAGAGTTACGTAAAGCGCGACAGATTGCCTTTGCAGAACTTGAGGAGCAGGCCAAAGCGCTGGGGGCAAATGCCGTGGTGGGAATTGATATCGATTATGAAACCGTAGGGAAAGACAGCAGTATGCTGATGGTCAGCGTTAGCGGCACCGCGGTTAAAACCAGCCACTGA
- a CDS encoding amidohydrolase, with product MLKVLEHYAYLHEIPELGFQEFKTSAYISQQLKAAGFAVQDNFNATTGIVAVLDSGLPGPTLALRADMDALGHVINGEACARHTCGHDAHSSVVLTAAQEMMAEGAVKKGRLKLIFQPAEELGTGALAMIAGGAIDDVDMMLGFHLRPAEECAVGTAIPAVNYSACVTVEATVYGQTAHGARPHLGINALDAAVSAVQAVNAVHMAPGKSWSAKATRFLCDAGVTNSIPDEARVVFDLRAAENEDMELLKTRVEKAIQHSVAAYGARAEIMVLKSMPAAEINAEMTTLIAESIKEVLGEKAVMPVRSTPGSEDFFHYSVQRPEMKSGFWGLGTGLVPGLHHPDMRFDLNSLPVGVKVFKACVQKVLG from the coding sequence GTGTTAAAAGTTCTGGAGCATTACGCTTATCTGCATGAAATCCCTGAACTGGGTTTTCAGGAGTTTAAAACATCAGCTTATATCAGCCAGCAGCTGAAGGCCGCGGGTTTTGCGGTGCAGGATAATTTCAATGCCACAACCGGCATCGTGGCGGTGCTGGATAGCGGCCTGCCGGGACCAACGCTGGCACTTCGCGCTGATATGGATGCGCTGGGCCATGTGATCAATGGTGAGGCCTGCGCCCGTCACACCTGTGGTCATGATGCCCACTCTTCCGTAGTGCTGACAGCGGCACAGGAGATGATGGCCGAAGGGGCAGTAAAAAAAGGCCGCCTGAAGCTGATTTTCCAGCCTGCTGAGGAGTTAGGCACGGGGGCGCTGGCCATGATCGCCGGTGGCGCTATTGATGATGTTGATATGATGCTGGGCTTCCACCTGCGTCCGGCTGAAGAGTGTGCTGTCGGCACGGCTATTCCTGCCGTTAACTATTCCGCCTGCGTGACTGTTGAGGCCACCGTATACGGCCAGACTGCTCACGGTGCCCGTCCTCATCTCGGCATCAACGCGCTGGATGCCGCCGTCAGCGCTGTTCAGGCGGTCAACGCCGTACATATGGCCCCCGGCAAAAGCTGGAGCGCCAAGGCGACGCGCTTCCTGTGCGACGCGGGGGTAACCAACTCAATTCCTGATGAAGCCCGGGTTGTTTTCGACCTGCGTGCAGCAGAAAACGAGGATATGGAGCTGCTGAAAACCCGCGTTGAGAAAGCCATTCAGCACAGCGTGGCAGCCTATGGCGCGAGAGCAGAGATCATGGTGCTGAAATCGATGCCGGCGGCAGAAATTAATGCTGAGATGACCACGCTGATTGCGGAGTCAATTAAAGAGGTGTTGGGCGAAAAGGCTGTGATGCCAGTGCGCTCCACGCCCGGCAGTGAGGATTTCTTCCACTATTCCGTGCAGCGGCCGGAGATGAAATCGGGCTTCTGGGGACTGGGAACAGGACTGGTTCCGGGTCTGCATCATCCCGATATGCGTTTCGATCTGAATTCACTGCCGGTGGGCGTTAAAGTATTTAAGGCGTGTGTGCAGAAGGTGCTGGGATAA
- a CDS encoding lipoprotein: protein MKYQAIAALAPVALLLSACTTVEPAYKDTGTRMGPCVEGGPDSVAQQFYDLRLKEPAQGLPNAQQLAKYRPYLSDKLYATLVKANGETDKPATVSQGDIFSSLAAGPTSASVADSSSIPNTDARNIPLRVTLSRDGSKPVEWQDEVLMVREGTCWAVDDVRYASPNPHLEGGSLSQLLLK from the coding sequence ATGAAATACCAAGCGATTGCTGCACTGGCTCCGGTGGCGCTGCTGCTCAGCGCCTGTACCACAGTAGAACCCGCGTACAAGGACACAGGGACACGCATGGGTCCCTGTGTTGAAGGCGGCCCGGACTCTGTCGCACAGCAATTTTACGACCTTCGTCTGAAAGAGCCCGCTCAGGGTCTGCCCAATGCGCAACAGCTGGCCAAATATCGTCCTTATCTCAGCGATAAACTCTACGCAACGCTGGTGAAAGCTAACGGTGAAACCGATAAGCCTGCCACGGTAAGTCAGGGTGATATCTTCTCAAGCCTGGCTGCAGGTCCAACCTCCGCCAGCGTGGCGGACTCCTCCTCAATTCCGAATACCGATGCCCGTAATATTCCACTGCGCGTCACTCTGAGCCGTGATGGCAGTAAGCCTGTGGAGTGGCAGGATGAAGTGCTGATGGTGCGTGAAGGCACCTGCTGGGCCGTTGACGATGTCCGTTACGCCAGCCCGAACCCTCACCTGGAGGGCGGCTCCCTGAGCCAGCTCCTGTTGAAATAA